A single region of the Variovorax paradoxus genome encodes:
- the map gene encoding type I methionyl aminopeptidase, giving the protein MSITYKDAAGIAAMRVACRLASEVLDYLTPFIKPGITTNEIDRLAAEYMVKQGTTSATVGYMGASSVPFPKSLCTSVNHVVCHGIPNDKPLKKGDIMNVDVTVVKDGWFGDNSRMYIIGDASIAAKRLCSITFEAMWHGILQVRPGAHLGDIGHAIQKFAEGHGFSVVREFCGHGVGQRFHEEPQVLHYGRPGTLEELKPGMIFTIEPMINAGKRDVKEDFKGGQYDGWTIVTRDHSLSAQWEHTVLVTETGYEVLTLSEGSPPLPSFVTSTKT; this is encoded by the coding sequence ATGAGCATTACCTACAAAGACGCAGCGGGCATCGCAGCCATGCGCGTCGCCTGCCGCCTGGCCTCCGAGGTGCTGGACTACCTCACGCCGTTCATCAAGCCGGGCATCACCACGAACGAAATCGACCGGCTCGCCGCCGAATACATGGTCAAGCAGGGCACCACCTCGGCCACGGTGGGCTACATGGGCGCCAGCAGCGTGCCCTTTCCGAAGTCTCTCTGCACCTCGGTCAACCACGTGGTTTGCCACGGCATTCCGAATGACAAGCCCTTGAAGAAGGGCGACATCATGAACGTCGACGTCACGGTGGTGAAGGACGGCTGGTTCGGCGACAACAGCCGCATGTACATCATCGGCGACGCTTCCATCGCGGCCAAGCGGCTGTGCAGCATCACCTTCGAAGCCATGTGGCATGGCATTCTGCAGGTGCGCCCGGGCGCCCACCTGGGCGACATCGGCCATGCGATCCAGAAGTTTGCCGAAGGCCACGGTTTTTCCGTCGTGCGCGAGTTCTGCGGCCACGGCGTGGGCCAGCGATTCCACGAAGAACCGCAGGTGCTGCACTACGGCCGCCCCGGCACGCTCGAAGAACTCAAGCCCGGCATGATCTTCACCATCGAACCGATGATCAATGCCGGCAAGCGCGACGTGAAGGAAGACTTCAAGGGCGGCCAATACGACGGCTGGACCATCGTCACGCGCGACCATTCGCTCTCGGCGCAATGGGAGCACACGGTGCTGGTCACCGAAACGGGCTACGAGGTGCTCACGCTGTCCGAAGGCAGCCCGCCCCTGCCCTCCTTCGTCACTTCCACGAAAACGTGA
- the purL gene encoding phosphoribosylformylglycinamidine synthase, which translates to MFEGGSALSDFRARQLLPKLQAIEPRIEGISARFVHLVVTDAALSDAEHDRFAALLTYGEPFEAPAKAATSVVVTPRLGTVSPWASKATDIAHNCGLALRRVERVTQYHLKLKAPLIGKAPVLEGDTLAAVAGPLHDRMTESVLATVEQAASLFSELPAQPMALVDVQGGGRAALVAANTGFGLALAEDEIDYLVDAFTRLGRNPSDVELMMFAQANSEHCRHKIFNAQFTIDGKAQPQSLFSMIRHTEKQNPQHTVIAYADNASVMEGTTVERFIPASGSQGYQKDSALSHVLMKVETHNHPTAISPFPGASTGAGGEIRDEGATGRGSKPKAGLTGFTVSKLWPEEGHYGKPEHIASPLQIMTEGPLGGAAFNNEFGRPNLLGYFREYEQTVASDIDTVQRGYHKPIMIAGGLGSIDATQTKKIQFPAGSLLIQLGGPGMRIGMGGSAASSMATGANAAELDFDSVQRGNPEIERRAQEVINHCWQQGAANPILAIHDVGAGGLSNAFPELTNDAGRGARFDLRAVPLEESGMAPKEIWCNESQERYVLAIAPESLEQFKAFCERERCPFSVVGVATEERQLLVADQGAAVQPVDMPMDVLLGKPPKMHRDVKTVARSFKPLDLTGVDLQKAAIDVLSHPTVASKRFLITIGDRTVGGLSHRDQMVGPWQVPVADCAVTLADYKGFAGEAMSMGERTPLAALDAPASGRMAVAEAITNLLAAPIELSRVKLSANWMAACGEPGEDAALYETVKAVGLELCPALGVSIPVGKDSLSMRTQWKDDGAAKKVTSPVSLIVTAFATLADVRGTLTPQLDAQEADTTLVLVDLGQGKHRMAGSILAQTLGQSGDTVPDLDDPAQLVALVNAVNALRADGKILAMHDRSDGGLFATACEMAFAGHVGVALNVDMLVTEGDGISDSRMETGDAKNWAQQVSARREELTLKALFNEELGMLLQVRTAERNDVMQVLRTHGLSAHSHFVGKTRPASSTMDAGKGKVEVWRDAKSVFSASLHDLHQVWDSVSWKIARERDNPACADAEHAAAGDPSDPGMHIFLPLPLGEGSSLNAPAILQSRPRVAILREQGVNSHVEMAYAFTEAGFEAYDVHMTDLQTGRADLANFKGVVACGGFSYGDTLGAGIGWARSITFNPKLAEQFKSFFGREDTFGLGVCNGCQMFAELADIIPGAEAWPRFTTNQSERFEARLSMVEVLESPSIFFAGMAGSRLPIAVAHGEGYANFKHRGDAAKAIAAMRFVDNHGKPTEQYPFNPNGSAGGLTSVTTPDGRFTAVMPHPERVFRNIQMSWTPGDRSELSPWMQIWRNARRWVG; encoded by the coding sequence ATGTTCGAGGGCGGCAGCGCACTCAGCGATTTCCGCGCGCGGCAGCTGCTGCCCAAGCTGCAGGCCATCGAGCCGCGCATCGAGGGCATTTCGGCCCGCTTCGTGCACCTGGTGGTCACCGACGCGGCGCTGAGTGATGCCGAGCACGACCGCTTTGCCGCGCTGCTGACTTACGGCGAGCCCTTCGAGGCACCGGCCAAGGCCGCCACGTCGGTGGTCGTCACGCCCCGCCTGGGCACCGTGTCGCCCTGGGCCTCCAAGGCCACCGACATCGCCCACAACTGCGGCCTTGCGCTGCGCCGGGTCGAGCGCGTCACCCAGTACCACCTGAAGCTCAAGGCCCCGCTGATCGGCAAGGCGCCCGTGCTGGAAGGCGACACGCTCGCCGCCGTGGCAGGCCCGCTGCATGACCGCATGACCGAGTCGGTGCTTGCCACCGTCGAGCAGGCCGCAAGCCTGTTCAGCGAACTGCCGGCCCAGCCGATGGCGCTGGTCGACGTGCAGGGCGGCGGCCGTGCCGCGCTGGTGGCGGCCAATACGGGTTTTGGCCTGGCGCTGGCCGAGGACGAAATCGACTACCTGGTCGATGCCTTCACGCGGCTCGGGCGCAACCCGAGCGACGTCGAGCTGATGATGTTCGCGCAGGCCAACAGCGAGCACTGCCGCCACAAGATCTTCAATGCCCAGTTCACCATCGACGGCAAGGCGCAGCCCCAAAGCCTGTTCTCGATGATTCGCCACACCGAAAAGCAGAACCCGCAGCACACGGTGATTGCCTATGCGGACAACGCTTCGGTGATGGAGGGCACGACCGTCGAGCGCTTCATCCCCGCTTCCGGTTCGCAGGGCTATCAAAAAGATAGCGCACTGAGCCACGTGCTGATGAAGGTTGAGACGCACAACCATCCGACCGCCATCTCGCCATTCCCCGGCGCCTCTACCGGTGCTGGCGGCGAAATCCGCGACGAAGGTGCTACCGGCCGCGGCTCCAAGCCCAAGGCCGGCCTGACCGGCTTCACCGTATCGAAGCTCTGGCCGGAAGAAGGCCACTACGGCAAGCCAGAGCACATTGCCAGCCCGCTGCAGATCATGACCGAAGGCCCGCTGGGCGGCGCCGCGTTCAACAACGAATTCGGCCGGCCCAACCTGCTGGGCTACTTTCGCGAATACGAGCAAACGGTGGCGAGCGACATCGACACGGTACAGCGCGGCTATCACAAGCCCATCATGATCGCGGGCGGCCTTGGCAGCATCGACGCAACGCAAACCAAGAAGATTCAGTTCCCGGCGGGTTCGCTGCTCATCCAGCTTGGCGGCCCCGGCATGCGCATCGGCATGGGCGGCAGCGCCGCGAGTTCGATGGCCACCGGCGCCAACGCCGCCGAGCTCGACTTCGACTCGGTGCAGCGCGGCAACCCCGAAATCGAACGCCGTGCGCAAGAGGTCATCAACCATTGCTGGCAGCAGGGCGCAGCCAACCCGATCCTTGCGATCCACGACGTGGGCGCGGGCGGCCTGAGCAACGCCTTTCCTGAGCTGACCAACGACGCTGGCCGCGGCGCGCGCTTCGACCTGCGCGCGGTGCCGCTCGAAGAATCGGGCATGGCGCCCAAGGAAATCTGGTGCAACGAAAGCCAGGAGCGTTATGTACTGGCCATCGCGCCGGAATCGCTCGAGCAGTTCAAGGCTTTCTGCGAGCGCGAGCGGTGCCCGTTCTCGGTGGTGGGCGTCGCGACCGAAGAACGCCAGCTGCTGGTGGCCGACCAAGGCGCCGCAGTGCAGCCCGTCGACATGCCGATGGACGTGCTGCTCGGCAAGCCGCCCAAGATGCATCGCGACGTGAAGACCGTCGCGCGCAGCTTCAAGCCGCTTGACCTCACCGGCGTCGACCTGCAGAAGGCGGCCATCGACGTGCTCTCGCACCCGACCGTTGCCTCCAAGCGCTTCCTGATCACCATCGGCGACCGCACCGTGGGCGGCCTGAGCCACCGCGACCAGATGGTCGGCCCATGGCAGGTGCCGGTGGCCGATTGCGCCGTCACGCTGGCGGACTACAAGGGGTTTGCGGGCGAAGCCATGAGCATGGGCGAACGCACGCCGCTGGCCGCACTCGACGCGCCGGCCTCGGGCCGCATGGCGGTGGCAGAAGCCATTACCAACCTGCTGGCCGCGCCCATCGAGCTTTCGCGCGTCAAGCTCTCGGCCAACTGGATGGCTGCGTGCGGCGAGCCCGGCGAAGACGCCGCGCTGTACGAAACGGTCAAGGCCGTGGGCCTGGAGCTGTGCCCGGCGCTGGGTGTGTCCATTCCCGTCGGCAAGGATTCGCTGTCGATGCGCACGCAATGGAAAGACGACGGCGCAGCCAAGAAGGTCACGTCGCCCGTGAGCCTGATCGTGACCGCCTTCGCAACGCTCGCCGACGTGCGCGGCACGCTCACGCCGCAGCTCGATGCGCAAGAGGCCGACACCACGCTCGTGCTCGTCGACCTGGGCCAGGGTAAGCACCGCATGGCCGGCAGCATCCTGGCGCAAACGCTCGGCCAGAGCGGCGACACGGTGCCCGATCTCGACGATCCGGCCCAGCTCGTGGCGCTGGTGAATGCCGTGAACGCACTGCGCGCCGACGGCAAGATCCTGGCGATGCACGACCGCAGCGACGGCGGCCTGTTCGCCACCGCCTGCGAAATGGCCTTTGCAGGCCATGTGGGCGTGGCGCTCAATGTCGACATGCTGGTGACCGAAGGCGACGGCATTTCCGACAGCCGCATGGAAACCGGCGACGCCAAGAACTGGGCGCAGCAAGTGAGCGCGCGGCGCGAAGAGCTCACGCTCAAGGCGCTGTTCAACGAAGAACTCGGCATGCTGCTGCAGGTGCGCACGGCCGAGCGGAACGACGTGATGCAGGTGCTGCGCACCCACGGCCTCAGCGCGCACAGCCACTTCGTCGGCAAGACGCGTCCGGCCAGCTCGACCATGGACGCCGGCAAGGGCAAGGTCGAAGTGTGGCGCGATGCCAAGTCGGTGTTCAGCGCCAGCCTGCACGACCTGCATCAGGTGTGGGACTCCGTCAGCTGGAAGATCGCCCGCGAGCGCGACAACCCCGCCTGCGCCGATGCCGAGCACGCCGCAGCCGGCGATCCTTCGGACCCCGGCATGCACATCTTCCTCCCTCTCCCCCTGGGAGAGGGCAGCAGCCTCAACGCCCCCGCCATCCTTCAGAGCCGGCCCAGAGTCGCCATCCTTCGCGAGCAGGGCGTCAACTCGCACGTCGAAATGGCCTATGCCTTCACCGAGGCGGGTTTCGAGGCCTACGACGTCCACATGACCGACCTGCAGACGGGAAGGGCGGATCTCGCCAATTTCAAGGGCGTGGTCGCGTGCGGCGGCTTCAGCTACGGCGACACGCTGGGAGCCGGCATCGGCTGGGCGCGCAGCATCACCTTCAATCCGAAGCTCGCCGAACAGTTCAAGTCCTTCTTCGGCCGCGAAGACACGTTCGGCCTGGGCGTGTGCAACGGCTGCCAGATGTTCGCCGAGCTGGCCGACATCATTCCCGGCGCCGAAGCCTGGCCGCGCTTCACCACCAACCAGAGCGAACGCTTCGAAGCCCGCCTGTCGATGGTCGAGGTGCTCGAGTCTCCCAGCATCTTCTTTGCGGGCATGGCTGGCAGCCGCCTGCCGATCGCGGTGGCGCACGGTGAGGGCTATGCCAACTTCAAGCACCGCGGCGATGCCGCCAAGGCCATTGCGGCCATGCGCTTCGTGGACAACCACGGCAAGCCTACCGAGCAGTACCCGTTCAACCCGAACGGCAGCGCCGGTGGCCTGACCTCGGTGACCACGCCAGACGGCCGCTTTACCGCCGTGATGCCGCATCCGGAACGCGTGTTCCGCAACATCCAGATGAGCTGGACGCCGGGCGACCGGAGCGAGCTCAGCCCCTGGATGCAGATCTGGCGCAACGCGCGCCGTTGGGTCGGTTGA
- a CDS encoding peptidylprolyl isomerase: MKKQILTAVAAAALLGAIPLAAVAQNAAIVNGKPVPKARMDVLAQQLAAAGRPVTPEMQGQLREEIVAREVFMQEAQKQGLDATDDYRNQLELARQAILIRALFENYRKTNAVSEADIKAEYDKFVAANGGKEFKARHILVETEDQAKKIMADLKKGAKFEDIAKKQSKDPGSGANGGDLDWANPSSFVPEFSEAMIKLKKGETTATPVKTQFGYHIIRVDDIRQAQLPKMEEVQPQITQQLQQQRLQKYQEELRAKAKIE; encoded by the coding sequence ATGAAAAAACAAATCTTGACGGCCGTTGCGGCCGCAGCGCTGCTCGGTGCGATTCCCCTGGCGGCAGTGGCGCAGAACGCAGCCATCGTCAACGGCAAGCCCGTGCCCAAGGCGCGCATGGACGTGCTGGCGCAGCAATTGGCGGCAGCCGGCCGGCCCGTCACGCCGGAAATGCAGGGCCAGCTGCGCGAAGAAATCGTCGCGCGCGAAGTGTTCATGCAGGAAGCGCAGAAGCAGGGTCTGGATGCGACCGACGACTACCGGAACCAGCTCGAGCTCGCACGCCAGGCCATCCTGATCCGCGCGCTGTTCGAAAACTACCGCAAGACCAACGCCGTGTCGGAAGCCGACATCAAGGCCGAGTACGACAAGTTCGTCGCGGCCAACGGCGGCAAGGAATTCAAGGCTCGCCACATCCTGGTCGAGACCGAAGATCAGGCCAAGAAGATCATGGCCGACCTGAAGAAGGGCGCCAAGTTCGAAGACATCGCCAAGAAGCAGAGCAAGGACCCGGGTTCGGGCGCCAACGGCGGCGACCTCGACTGGGCCAACCCGTCCAGCTTCGTGCCCGAGTTCTCCGAAGCGATGATCAAGCTCAAGAAGGGCGAAACCACCGCAACGCCCGTCAAGACGCAGTTCGGCTATCACATCATCCGCGTGGACGACATCCGTCAGGCACAGCTGCCGAAGATGGAAGAAGTGCAGCCGCAGATCACGCAGCAGCTGCAGCAACAACGCCTGCAGAAGTACCAGGAAGAGCTGCGCGCGAAGGCCAAGATCGAGTAA
- a CDS encoding BolA family protein, translated as MSTAATHPLPTADALEAVLRQKLQPTVLEVIDESSAHAGHAGANAEGYGTHFRVRIASPLFEGKPRVARHRLVYDALQVFIAQGLHAIAIEVL; from the coding sequence ATGAGCACCGCCGCAACCCACCCGCTGCCGACGGCAGATGCCCTCGAGGCGGTGCTGCGCCAGAAGCTGCAGCCCACCGTGCTCGAGGTGATCGACGAGAGCAGCGCCCACGCCGGCCATGCGGGCGCCAACGCAGAGGGCTACGGCACCCATTTCCGGGTTCGCATTGCTTCCCCACTGTTCGAAGGGAAGCCCCGCGTGGCGCGCCATCGCCTTGTGTATGATGCCCTCCAAGTTTTTATCGCGCAGGGTCTGCACGCCATCGCCATCGAGGTGCTCTGA
- a CDS encoding septation protein A, giving the protein MKLLLDFFPILLFFGAYKLGDIYTATAVLMGATVVQMGIIYATERKLQAMQKATLVLILLFGTLTLVLHDDRFIKWKPTVLYGAMAVALAVALWALKKNFLKMLLGSQLQLPDRIWSRLNVAWIGYCLFMALINAYVAAYFTTEAWVNFKLWGYVFPIVFLVAQGLYISPHLKSDEPTA; this is encoded by the coding sequence ATGAAACTGCTCCTCGACTTCTTTCCGATCCTGCTGTTCTTCGGCGCCTACAAGCTGGGCGACATCTACACCGCAACGGCCGTGCTGATGGGCGCCACCGTGGTGCAGATGGGCATCATCTACGCCACCGAACGCAAGCTGCAGGCCATGCAGAAGGCCACGCTGGTGCTGATCCTGCTGTTCGGCACGCTCACGCTGGTGCTGCACGACGACCGCTTCATCAAGTGGAAGCCCACGGTGCTCTACGGCGCAATGGCGGTTGCCCTGGCCGTGGCGCTCTGGGCGCTGAAGAAGAACTTCCTGAAAATGCTGCTGGGCTCGCAATTGCAGCTGCCCGACCGCATCTGGAGCCGCCTGAATGTGGCGTGGATCGGCTACTGCCTTTTCATGGCACTCATCAATGCCTACGTGGCGGCGTACTTCACCACCGAGGCCTGGGTCAACTTCAAGCTCTGGGGCTATGTGTTCCCGATCGTCTTCCTGGTGGCGCAGGGCCTGTACATCTCGCCGCACCTCAAGAGCGACGAGCCCACCGCATGA
- the msrB gene encoding peptide-methionine (R)-S-oxide reductase MsrB, giving the protein MTAPIQKTDAEWKALLAEKGAEPAAFEVTRHAATERPFTGKYEAHWEDGTYHCICCGAKLFEASTKFDAGCGWPSFSEEAVPGAIKNIVDRSHGMVRTENVCANCGAHLGHVFPDGPTETGLRYCMNSASLDFQKK; this is encoded by the coding sequence ATGACCGCACCCATCCAGAAAACCGATGCCGAATGGAAAGCCCTGCTCGCTGAAAAAGGCGCCGAGCCCGCGGCCTTCGAAGTGACGCGCCACGCGGCCACCGAGCGCCCCTTCACCGGCAAGTACGAGGCGCACTGGGAAGACGGCACTTATCACTGCATCTGCTGCGGCGCGAAGCTGTTCGAGGCATCAACCAAGTTCGACGCAGGTTGCGGCTGGCCCAGTTTCTCGGAAGAAGCCGTGCCGGGCGCCATCAAGAACATCGTCGACCGTTCGCACGGCATGGTGCGCACCGAAAACGTCTGCGCGAACTGCGGCGCCCACCTGGGCCACGTGTTCCCCGACGGTCCTACCGAAACCGGCTTGCGCTACTGCATGAACTCGGCTTCGCTCGATTTCCAGAAGAAGTAA